In Paenarthrobacter sp. GOM3, a single window of DNA contains:
- a CDS encoding TetR/AcrR family transcriptional regulator, whose translation MASKGNLTKERLTESMLQLIQTSGYSGTGLNAVIEHAAAPKGSIYFHFPDGKEGLGVAAVELAAKQFQTLIAEAAVSSGGAAEAARAAIEALATIVSESNFRLGCPVSVVTLEMGAESERLRQACATAFESWITPTAALLEANGLGAAEARSLATVIVSTIEGAVIVSRAMQDTQPLASAADVVAELINQRLETAGRTR comes from the coding sequence ATGGCATCCAAAGGAAATCTGACAAAGGAACGGCTCACCGAGTCCATGCTCCAACTCATCCAGACCAGCGGCTACAGCGGCACGGGCCTGAATGCTGTGATCGAACATGCCGCAGCACCCAAAGGGTCGATCTACTTCCACTTCCCCGACGGGAAGGAGGGCCTGGGTGTCGCAGCAGTCGAACTCGCCGCGAAGCAGTTCCAGACGCTCATAGCTGAGGCTGCAGTTTCTTCGGGCGGTGCGGCGGAGGCCGCCCGCGCCGCAATCGAGGCCCTGGCGACCATCGTCAGCGAGAGCAACTTCAGGCTGGGCTGCCCGGTCTCCGTCGTCACCTTGGAGATGGGCGCGGAGAGCGAGCGACTGCGGCAGGCCTGCGCCACCGCCTTCGAATCATGGATCACCCCAACCGCCGCGTTGCTCGAGGCAAACGGTCTTGGCGCCGCGGAGGCCCGGTCCTTGGCGACGGTCATTGTGTCAACGATCGAGGGTGCAGTGATCGTCTCCCGCGCCATGCAGGACACCCAACCCTTGGCCTCGGCCGCTGACGTTGTGGCAGAGCTCATTAACCAGCGCCTTGAGACCGCTGGGAGGACACGATGA
- a CDS encoding alpha/beta hydrolase: MSTLLTPTVAWHASNGDAGQPLVVLLHGRGSRETEIIGLADYLPREASYVAVRAPIAEGPGYAWFANRGIGRPLAESLAENMDWFRTWLDESAQPGRPVLLIGFSGGAAFAGGLILDDPSRFAGAAILHGTLPFDAGVPTTPGRLKDKPVLVAQSDGDRVIPAELLARTWDYLTGESEARATTNRSTGGHSIDSSDVKALAAWITDVVGQPAAPEKEV, encoded by the coding sequence ATGAGCACGCTACTCACCCCCACCGTCGCCTGGCACGCTTCGAATGGAGATGCAGGCCAGCCATTGGTGGTGCTTCTCCATGGTCGCGGCTCCCGCGAAACGGAAATCATCGGCCTCGCTGACTACCTCCCCCGGGAAGCCAGCTATGTGGCCGTTCGCGCCCCGATCGCAGAAGGACCCGGATACGCATGGTTTGCCAATCGCGGCATAGGTCGACCGCTGGCCGAATCGTTGGCCGAAAACATGGACTGGTTCCGGACCTGGCTCGACGAATCAGCCCAGCCAGGACGGCCAGTGCTGCTGATCGGATTCAGCGGTGGCGCCGCATTCGCCGGAGGTCTCATCCTGGACGACCCCAGCCGATTTGCAGGTGCAGCCATCCTTCATGGAACGCTGCCATTTGATGCCGGCGTACCAACAACCCCTGGCCGCCTGAAGGACAAGCCCGTACTTGTAGCCCAAAGCGATGGAGACCGAGTAATCCCTGCTGAGCTTTTGGCCCGCACCTGGGACTACCTCACGGGCGAATCAGAAGCCCGGGCAACAACAAACAGGTCCACGGGTGGACACAGCATTGATTCCTCGGACGTCAAGGCGCTTGCGGCCTGGATCACCGATGTGGTCGGCCAACCAGCTGCTCCGGAAAAAGAGGTCTAG
- a CDS encoding alpha/beta fold hydrolase → MTAHEGPRHALVFGASGMVGRHLVLALAQAGANVTAAVRTVESGERVEQWLRQHGLTRSISTTIVDFDAPEIVAGGPAAFPHITEIHNCAGSYRFGMSPQEARSANVGIVEKLMDFAEDLPKLQRVVHVSGYRVGGQDPTTVPWSEDHRTAAYKELGAYEASKVESDAIFQARALAFGIPWTIVNPSSVIGDSVTGESDQLIGLASTIEQIWDGTVSALPGSETTFLPVVTVDYLAAFMAAAAVDPTAAGKAYWILDDATPPLADLLTHVGRHLGAKVPRLRMPVAVIKRLPQRITKADPETLTFMSADRYPTQSAVEFADNHGIQMPDVLVSLERWADYLAAHRFGAGKADGRRFVDAGGLRTFELGLPGSSRVILPGLPVNADTWAEVASGIGARAVDLPGLGLSGGTGIQDWEQWLPAILGGEAADLIGHSIGAAAAVVAADRFPERVTSLTLIAPFFLQARMGASARLQPLVRTYLRHISPARLSRQLTGSEASATALESSVADLKRSRAKGVAEHLALAGSKQWRAELREALGRFSGPVRIITGSDDPIAPGTVGQLESLPNVELISVPGAGHHPQLTHGDALVDLLKGPLARQHARSFSADTDTLIHGGP, encoded by the coding sequence ATGACAGCACACGAAGGCCCCCGCCACGCCTTGGTCTTCGGTGCCTCGGGGATGGTCGGCAGGCACCTCGTCCTGGCCCTTGCCCAAGCTGGCGCGAACGTCACGGCGGCAGTTCGGACTGTCGAGTCCGGAGAGCGTGTTGAGCAATGGCTGAGGCAGCATGGCCTAACACGGAGCATCAGCACGACGATCGTCGATTTCGATGCTCCGGAAATCGTCGCGGGCGGCCCTGCGGCGTTCCCGCACATCACCGAGATCCACAACTGCGCCGGGTCCTACCGCTTCGGCATGAGCCCCCAGGAAGCACGCAGCGCGAACGTCGGCATCGTCGAGAAGCTGATGGACTTCGCCGAGGACCTCCCTAAACTGCAGCGGGTGGTCCACGTGTCGGGCTACCGCGTCGGCGGACAGGACCCAACCACCGTTCCGTGGTCAGAAGACCACCGCACGGCGGCCTACAAGGAACTTGGCGCCTACGAAGCCTCAAAGGTGGAATCCGACGCCATCTTCCAGGCCCGGGCCTTGGCGTTCGGGATCCCCTGGACCATTGTCAATCCATCCAGCGTGATCGGCGACAGCGTCACCGGGGAGTCCGATCAGCTCATCGGGCTGGCCAGTACTATCGAGCAGATCTGGGACGGCACCGTATCCGCGCTGCCGGGAAGCGAAACGACGTTCCTCCCGGTCGTTACGGTCGACTACTTGGCGGCCTTCATGGCTGCAGCAGCCGTCGATCCCACCGCTGCGGGCAAGGCCTATTGGATTCTCGACGACGCCACCCCGCCGCTGGCAGACTTGCTCACTCACGTCGGCCGTCACCTCGGTGCGAAGGTCCCGCGCTTAAGAATGCCCGTCGCTGTCATCAAGCGGCTCCCTCAGCGGATCACCAAGGCGGATCCCGAGACACTCACCTTCATGTCCGCCGACCGCTACCCGACCCAATCCGCCGTCGAGTTCGCCGACAACCACGGGATCCAGATGCCGGACGTGCTGGTGTCCCTCGAACGGTGGGCCGACTATCTGGCCGCGCATCGGTTTGGTGCCGGCAAGGCGGATGGCCGTCGATTCGTCGACGCCGGAGGCCTTCGGACATTCGAGCTCGGCCTGCCCGGATCAAGCCGGGTGATTCTGCCCGGCTTGCCAGTCAACGCAGACACATGGGCCGAAGTGGCCTCGGGCATCGGAGCGCGGGCCGTCGACCTCCCCGGGCTCGGCCTCAGCGGCGGAACGGGAATCCAGGACTGGGAACAGTGGCTGCCCGCCATCCTCGGTGGGGAAGCTGCTGACCTCATCGGCCATTCCATCGGTGCGGCTGCGGCAGTAGTCGCGGCTGACCGATTCCCGGAGCGGGTCACGTCCCTCACACTGATCGCACCGTTCTTCCTCCAAGCGCGAATGGGGGCCTCGGCCAGGCTGCAGCCGCTCGTACGTACATATTTACGACACATCAGCCCGGCGCGACTGTCGCGCCAACTGACCGGATCAGAGGCGAGCGCCACGGCCCTCGAATCCAGCGTGGCGGACCTCAAGCGAAGCCGCGCCAAGGGGGTGGCCGAGCATCTCGCCCTCGCGGGCTCGAAGCAGTGGCGCGCCGAACTCCGGGAAGCACTGGGGCGATTCAGCGGGCCGGTGCGCATCATCACGGGAAGCGACGACCCGATCGCTCCGGGCACAGTTGGGCAGCTCGAGTCACTTCCCAATGTTGAACTCATTTCGGTGCCAGGCGCCGGGCACCATCCGCAACTGACCCATGGCGATGCTCTCGTGGACCTGCTCAAAGGACCCCTGGCGCGACAGCATGCCCGGAGTTTCAGCGCTGACACGGATACGCTCATCCACGGCGGCCCATAA
- a CDS encoding NADPH-dependent F420 reductase: MTHVSIIGGGNMGPAIAEVVTRGGNTADIYTSADLDRPIAGDVVVLAVPYPALSTVLGQRASQLEGKIVVDITNPLNFETYDSLTVPADASATSELAAALPNSRVIKAFNTNFAATLASGQVNDQPTTVLIAGDDAGAKSLLTDVVTAGGLRVADAGSLRRARELEALGFLQITLAASEQTSWSAGFALMN; the protein is encoded by the coding sequence ATGACTCACGTAAGCATCATCGGAGGCGGCAACATGGGTCCGGCCATTGCCGAGGTTGTCACCCGCGGAGGGAACACGGCCGACATTTACACCAGCGCGGACCTGGACAGGCCGATTGCCGGAGACGTAGTAGTCCTGGCCGTTCCTTACCCTGCTCTTTCAACAGTGCTCGGCCAGCGCGCGTCTCAGCTTGAAGGCAAAATCGTTGTAGACATCACGAATCCCCTGAACTTCGAAACCTATGATTCGCTGACAGTTCCGGCCGATGCATCGGCAACCTCAGAGCTGGCCGCGGCGCTGCCGAACTCACGGGTGATCAAGGCCTTCAACACCAACTTTGCCGCAACCCTTGCGTCCGGCCAGGTCAACGACCAGCCCACCACTGTCCTCATCGCAGGAGATGACGCAGGGGCTAAGTCCTTGCTCACTGACGTCGTTACGGCTGGTGGCCTGCGTGTAGCTGACGCTGGTTCCCTGCGCCGCGCCCGTGAGCTTGAAGCACTGGGTTTTCTGCAGATCACACTCGCGGCGTCGGAACAGACGTCCTGGTCTGCCGGCTTCGCCCTCATGAACTAG
- a CDS encoding LysR substrate-binding domain-containing protein → MEIRQLKYFIAVAEERHFGRAAKRLHMAQPPLSQQIRQLEDQLAVQLFNRTTRRVDLTAAGQLLLDRGRQIVNDVETLQADVYQVGKGATGVLRVGFSGSATYGVMPRIARLTKQVLPGLSLELNGEMLTPSMEAGLRNGTLDAALLRPPVASEEIDYRVVTQEPLVVALPSFSALAVDRPVAMHELQDQDFIAYAPESVLNRITSDLCRQAGFVPRVAQVVGETSTMLAFVAAGSGIAIMPSSVRSFQLDGVAYRGIDNVPQVELAVAWMRGHPSALLQNFLDIVATATADASSPASANERPLPS, encoded by the coding sequence ATGGAGATCCGGCAGCTGAAGTACTTCATTGCGGTCGCTGAGGAGCGCCACTTCGGCAGGGCGGCCAAGCGCCTGCATATGGCGCAGCCGCCCCTGTCACAGCAAATCCGCCAACTGGAGGACCAGCTCGCCGTCCAGCTCTTCAACCGAACCACCCGGCGGGTGGACCTGACGGCGGCAGGCCAGCTCCTGCTGGACCGCGGACGGCAGATCGTCAACGACGTCGAGACGCTCCAGGCGGATGTTTACCAGGTGGGCAAGGGCGCTACCGGCGTCCTCCGGGTGGGGTTTTCCGGGTCGGCAACCTACGGGGTCATGCCCCGGATCGCGCGACTCACGAAACAGGTCCTTCCCGGTTTATCGCTGGAGCTGAACGGCGAGATGCTCACGCCGTCCATGGAAGCGGGGCTGCGGAACGGGACCTTGGACGCGGCACTGCTGCGTCCTCCCGTTGCGTCCGAGGAGATCGACTACCGCGTCGTCACCCAGGAGCCACTCGTCGTCGCGCTTCCTTCCTTCAGCGCGCTGGCGGTGGACCGGCCTGTGGCCATGCACGAATTGCAGGACCAGGACTTCATCGCCTACGCACCCGAGTCCGTCCTGAACCGTATTACCTCGGACCTCTGCCGCCAGGCAGGCTTCGTGCCCCGGGTCGCCCAGGTGGTTGGTGAGACCTCGACGATGCTCGCGTTCGTGGCCGCGGGCAGCGGCATCGCCATCATGCCGTCCAGCGTGCGTTCCTTCCAGCTCGACGGCGTCGCGTACCGGGGAATCGACAATGTTCCGCAGGTGGAACTCGCCGTTGCCTGGATGCGGGGCCACCCGTCCGCCCTCCTGCAAAACTTCCTGGACATCGTGGCCACGGCAACCGCCGACGCCTCGTCCCCCGCTTCAGCTAATGAAAGGCCCCTCCCATCATGA
- a CDS encoding maleylpyruvate isomerase family mycothiol-dependent enzyme, with protein MINPARLHSDLSRLGRETEMFLATASSLSDEELAAPTQCEGWTRAQVIAHVASSGRALLGLIDWAVTGEERQLYPSPEARTEAIAALAALSHEDLLAAVRDSAAAFAVEAQRLTGELAAPQVAVGGRELPATSIVALRVAEVVVHHHDLETAWTIEEADPDSLLNAIEAVVRTMRAKGAPGMTLVTEERDEWVIGDGALHVESDREGLLKWLARGDAGFIETEGPLPVLPRW; from the coding sequence ATGATTAATCCAGCACGGCTGCACTCTGACCTGTCCCGCCTCGGCCGCGAGACGGAAATGTTCCTGGCCACGGCCTCCTCCTTGTCCGACGAAGAGCTTGCTGCTCCTACGCAGTGTGAAGGGTGGACCCGCGCCCAGGTGATCGCCCACGTCGCATCCAGCGGACGTGCCCTGCTGGGGCTGATCGACTGGGCCGTGACCGGGGAGGAGCGGCAGTTGTACCCTTCGCCTGAAGCGCGGACGGAGGCTATTGCCGCCCTTGCTGCCCTGTCGCACGAAGATCTCCTGGCCGCAGTTCGGGATTCGGCTGCCGCATTCGCCGTTGAGGCCCAACGCCTGACAGGGGAGCTTGCAGCGCCGCAAGTAGCAGTTGGCGGCCGGGAGTTGCCGGCCACCTCGATCGTCGCACTGAGGGTCGCCGAGGTGGTGGTGCACCACCATGACCTGGAGACTGCCTGGACCATCGAGGAAGCCGACCCGGATTCGCTGTTGAACGCCATCGAAGCCGTGGTGCGCACGATGCGTGCCAAGGGAGCCCCAGGAATGACCCTGGTCACTGAGGAACGCGACGAATGGGTGATCGGCGACGGCGCCCTGCACGTTGAGTCCGACCGGGAGGGGCTCCTGAAATGGTTGGCCCGCGGCGATGCCGGATTCATCGAGACCGAAGGTCCCCTCCCGGTCCTTCCCCGCTGGTGA
- a CDS encoding mandelate racemase/muconate lactonizing enzyme family protein, giving the protein MKIAAIEAIPYSIPYRHPLHFASGSVHEADHVLVRVHTGDGVVGTADTPPRPYTYGETQKSIVAVIQDIFAPQLVGTEVFDREKIQAVLARTIHNQTAKGAVDIAVWDIIGKTLGQPVTKLLGGYTDSLRVSHMLGFKPAQDLLALALEFRESYGINTFKLKTGRRPLNLDIEAATVLREGLGEDAEIYMDANRGWTANEAAEVLRRTSGLGLQFLEEPDDAREVLGRRRLVANSPIPIAADESAANLGEAAREILTGGANLLSVKTARSGFTEAAKIVGMAEGMGIDVYIGNQIDTQVGTVASVVFGAAFAHSAKRAAELSNYLDMTDDLLAQPLAITGGRIHVPEGPGAGTDVDEAKLDHYRTD; this is encoded by the coding sequence ATGAAGATCGCAGCCATCGAGGCGATCCCCTACTCGATCCCTTACCGCCACCCCCTCCATTTCGCGTCCGGCTCCGTGCACGAGGCCGACCACGTACTGGTCCGGGTCCACACCGGTGATGGTGTGGTGGGAACCGCGGACACCCCGCCCCGCCCCTACACCTATGGCGAGACACAGAAGTCCATCGTCGCGGTGATCCAGGACATCTTCGCTCCGCAACTGGTAGGCACCGAAGTCTTTGATCGTGAAAAGATCCAGGCCGTCCTGGCCCGGACCATCCACAACCAGACGGCCAAAGGCGCGGTGGACATAGCCGTGTGGGACATTATCGGCAAGACGCTGGGGCAGCCGGTCACCAAACTGCTGGGCGGCTATACCGACTCGCTGCGGGTATCCCACATGCTGGGTTTCAAACCCGCGCAAGACCTCCTGGCACTAGCCCTGGAATTCAGGGAAAGCTACGGCATCAACACCTTTAAGCTGAAAACCGGCCGCCGTCCGCTAAATCTGGATATCGAGGCCGCCACGGTGCTGCGGGAAGGCCTGGGCGAAGACGCAGAGATCTACATGGACGCCAACCGCGGCTGGACGGCCAACGAGGCGGCCGAGGTGCTGCGCCGCACCTCCGGCCTTGGCCTGCAGTTCCTGGAGGAGCCGGACGACGCCCGCGAGGTCCTGGGTCGTCGCCGCTTGGTGGCCAACTCCCCCATCCCCATTGCCGCCGACGAATCCGCTGCCAACCTCGGCGAAGCTGCCCGTGAAATCCTCACTGGCGGCGCGAACCTCCTGTCCGTCAAGACTGCCCGCTCGGGCTTCACCGAGGCCGCCAAAATCGTTGGCATGGCCGAGGGCATGGGCATAGATGTCTACATCGGCAACCAGATCGACACCCAGGTGGGCACGGTGGCCTCCGTGGTGTTCGGTGCAGCCTTCGCCCACTCCGCGAAGCGTGCGGCGGAGCTGTCCAATTACCTCGATATGACCGATGACCTGTTGGCCCAGCCGCTGGCCATCACAGGAGGTCGGATCCACGTTCCTGAAGGTCCCGGCGCGGGCACCGACGTGGACGAAGCCAAGCTCGACCACTACCGCACCGACTGA
- a CDS encoding MFS transporter, which translates to MTLPFPQSTISRDPGKEARTANWVAFIICAALLFDGYDLVVYGTVLPGLLADAGQIGHFDAAMAGLLGSWALIGVLVGSLACGAVGDFFGRRRLMLAGIAWFSLGMFATALATNVAAFGALRFATGLGLGVVIASAGATMAEFAPAGRRQFYNAIVYSGVPAGGVLASVLGIAFLDSIGWRGLFIIGSLPLLIILPLAWRKLPESPRWLLARGREAEALAAAWRTGVPLAEEQVIREAGAAPRKSGFGAVFSRQFAVASILLGLMSFCGLLLTYGLNTWLPKIMEGYGYGRTYALFFPLALNLGAVVGGLVASRMADRNGPQRVIAATFALATVSLGLMTFSFPLPLLFTFIATAGVGTLGTQVLVYGFQSNYFTTNARAAGVAWCASVGRLGGVLGPIIGGWLAAAGIGGATAFYIYGAVAMIGGAVTILVPRQHTQEIVVAAAKEREDYVEKIS; encoded by the coding sequence ATGACATTGCCGTTCCCACAATCCACGATTTCCAGAGACCCGGGCAAGGAGGCCAGGACAGCCAACTGGGTGGCTTTCATCATCTGCGCGGCCCTCTTGTTTGATGGCTACGACCTGGTGGTCTACGGCACCGTCCTTCCAGGACTGCTCGCGGACGCAGGCCAAATTGGACACTTCGATGCAGCTATGGCCGGACTCCTGGGATCCTGGGCCCTTATCGGTGTGCTGGTGGGGTCACTGGCATGCGGGGCTGTAGGCGACTTCTTCGGCCGGCGCCGGCTGATGCTCGCGGGCATCGCATGGTTCTCCCTGGGTATGTTTGCCACTGCCCTCGCCACCAACGTCGCCGCCTTCGGCGCCCTCCGCTTTGCGACAGGACTGGGCCTGGGCGTCGTCATCGCCAGCGCCGGCGCCACCATGGCCGAGTTCGCACCCGCGGGACGCCGGCAGTTCTACAACGCGATCGTTTACTCGGGGGTACCCGCGGGTGGTGTGCTCGCGTCCGTACTGGGAATCGCATTCCTGGACAGCATCGGCTGGCGGGGTCTGTTCATCATCGGTTCCCTCCCCCTCCTGATCATCCTGCCCCTTGCCTGGCGGAAGCTTCCGGAATCGCCGCGGTGGCTGCTGGCCCGGGGACGGGAAGCGGAGGCTTTGGCCGCCGCATGGCGCACCGGGGTTCCGCTCGCCGAAGAGCAGGTGATCCGGGAAGCCGGCGCCGCCCCGCGGAAGTCCGGGTTCGGCGCCGTCTTCTCCCGCCAGTTCGCAGTGGCGTCCATCCTGCTGGGACTGATGTCCTTTTGCGGTCTCCTCCTGACTTATGGACTCAACACCTGGCTTCCCAAAATCATGGAGGGTTACGGATACGGCAGGACCTACGCCCTCTTCTTCCCACTTGCCTTGAATCTCGGGGCCGTTGTGGGTGGATTGGTGGCTTCCCGCATGGCCGACCGGAACGGACCCCAACGGGTTATCGCTGCCACGTTCGCTTTGGCCACCGTGTCCCTGGGACTGATGACCTTCAGCTTTCCGCTTCCGCTTCTCTTCACCTTCATCGCCACCGCAGGAGTGGGTACCCTGGGCACCCAGGTGCTGGTCTATGGTTTCCAGTCCAACTACTTCACCACCAATGCCCGTGCGGCCGGTGTCGCCTGGTGCGCCAGCGTGGGCCGGCTGGGCGGAGTGTTGGGTCCGATCATCGGCGGTTGGCTCGCGGCTGCAGGCATCGGCGGTGCCACCGCCTTCTACATCTACGGTGCGGTGGCGATGATCGGCGGCGCGGTCACCATTCTGGTACCCCGCCAGCACACGCAGGAAATAGTTGTGGCCGCCGCCAAGGAGCGAGAAGATTACGTCGAAAAAATATCTTAG
- a CDS encoding MarR family winged helix-turn-helix transcriptional regulator — protein MNEIWLTKEQAAAWVRLAAVVELLPNVLDSQLRRDADLTNFEYYVLAMLSEAPQKTLRMTALAAQTNATLPRLSHVVRRLEERKMVERFPCPEDGRATNARLTLDGWHKVEQTAPGHVANVRKHVIDALTPEQIAQLTEITEGILHRLDPDGAMTAMYYRHDD, from the coding sequence ATGAACGAGATCTGGTTGACGAAGGAGCAGGCGGCAGCGTGGGTGAGGCTGGCGGCCGTCGTCGAGCTGCTGCCCAATGTGTTGGACTCCCAGCTGCGCCGCGACGCCGATCTCACGAACTTCGAGTACTACGTCCTTGCAATGCTTTCGGAGGCTCCGCAGAAGACCTTGCGGATGACAGCCCTCGCCGCCCAGACAAACGCAACTCTGCCTCGGCTGTCCCATGTGGTTCGTCGTCTCGAGGAACGGAAAATGGTGGAACGCTTCCCCTGCCCGGAGGACGGGCGGGCTACCAATGCCCGGCTTACCCTGGATGGGTGGCATAAAGTCGAGCAGACCGCTCCGGGGCACGTGGCGAACGTTCGCAAACACGTAATCGACGCCCTCACTCCGGAGCAGATAGCCCAGCTCACCGAGATCACCGAAGGCATCCTTCATCGGCTGGATCCTGATGGGGCAATGACCGCGATGTACTACCGACATGACGATTAG
- a CDS encoding molybdopterin-dependent oxidoreductase produces MGIISSGFRGRRSENTALPPGQHETHDFPVLTAGPAPLIPMDTWEFFITTEEGQRYSWSWDDFMALPQEEISQDIHCVTSWSKLGTSWRGVPVDTFFESVETTSDFATAHSFGGYTTNIPLWDLLGGKAWVVSEFDGEPLARAHGGPARLLVPHLYFWKSAKWIHGLELTGEDVPGFWESNGYHLHGNPWREERYS; encoded by the coding sequence ATGGGTATCATTTCGTCCGGATTCCGTGGACGGCGGTCGGAGAATACTGCCCTGCCTCCTGGGCAGCATGAGACACACGATTTCCCCGTACTGACGGCGGGACCCGCCCCGCTGATCCCCATGGACACATGGGAGTTCTTCATCACCACGGAGGAAGGCCAGCGGTATTCCTGGTCCTGGGATGACTTCATGGCTTTGCCGCAGGAGGAAATTTCCCAGGACATTCACTGTGTGACCAGTTGGTCCAAGCTTGGAACGAGCTGGCGGGGAGTGCCGGTGGATACGTTCTTCGAAAGCGTCGAAACGACCAGTGACTTCGCCACGGCACACTCCTTCGGCGGCTATACAACGAACATTCCGCTGTGGGATCTCCTGGGCGGGAAGGCGTGGGTGGTGTCGGAATTCGATGGAGAACCGCTTGCGCGGGCCCACGGCGGGCCGGCGCGGCTTCTGGTGCCTCACCTGTATTTCTGGAAAAGCGCCAAATGGATTCACGGCTTGGAACTGACGGGGGAGGACGTTCCCGGCTTCTGGGAATCAAACGGTTATCACCTTCACGGCAATCCGTGGCGAGAGGAGCGGTACTCGTGA
- the catC gene encoding muconolactone Delta-isomerase codes for MKYLVHMDVKLPSGMPAAEAADIKAKEKAYSQELQRSGKWPEIWRVVGEYANYSIFDVESNDELHGILQDLPLFAYMDITVVPLAKHPSDVK; via the coding sequence ATGAAATACCTGGTCCACATGGACGTCAAACTGCCCAGCGGAATGCCTGCTGCCGAGGCCGCCGACATCAAGGCGAAGGAGAAGGCTTACTCCCAGGAACTGCAGCGCTCCGGCAAGTGGCCCGAGATCTGGCGCGTCGTGGGCGAGTACGCCAACTACTCCATTTTCGACGTCGAATCGAACGACGAACTCCACGGCATCCTGCAGGACCTTCCGTTGTTCGCCTACATGGACATCACAGTGGTTCCGCTCGCCAAGCACCCGTCGGACGTGAAGTAG